A window from Gossypium raimondii isolate GPD5lz chromosome 7, ASM2569854v1, whole genome shotgun sequence encodes these proteins:
- the LOC105790854 gene encoding uncharacterized protein LOC105790854: MTLLYISYSNLLFSKKDRKSPDITIVPNKTEAPPFNHSSNTTSSHVQNSADQKRPNLVEPPPRRYLRYDTNLKHIAFGIASSSNLWEIRKEYIKTWWRPKETRGVVWLDKKVVAKKGERLPEIRVSEDTSQFKYLNKVGSRSALRITRVVSETLKLGMKDIRWFVMGDDDTIFVVENLVRVLSKYDHTQYYYIGSASESHIQNILFSYSMAYGGGGFAISYPLAKELSKMQDKCIHRYPALYGSDDRIQACMAELGVPLTRELGFHQYDVVGDILGLLGAHPVTPLVSLHHLDVVNPIYPGMKRAKALAHMLEAANEDSASLMQQSICYDSTRYWSITVSWGYAVQILRGVMSPRELEMPSRTFFSWHKRVDYTAYAFNTRPVERHPCQRPFVFYMYKTKTEPETNQTVGLYYRHRTRSRYCRWKMASPEKLDFVVVIKPRDEDRWLKAPRRDCCRAFPKIKNNTMILYVGNCKDGEISEFQSKKLL, from the exons ATGACTTTACTATACATTTCATACTCAAATCTCCTGTTTAGCAAGAAAGACCGGAAATCCCCGGATATAACTATTGTCCCCAACAAAACTGAAGCGCCACCCTTTAACCATTCCTCCAACACCACCTCTTCCCATGTCCAAAACTCAGCAGACCAAAAGCGACCAAACCTTGTTGAACCACCCCCTAGGAGATACCTACGATACGATACTAATCTCAAACACATTGCCTTCGGGATAGCATCGTCTTCGAATTTGTGGGAGATCAGAAAAGAGTACATTAAAACATGGTGGAGGCCCAAAGAGACAAGAGGGGTGGTTTGGTTGGATAAGAAAGTGGTAGCCAAGAAAGGTGAACGCCTGCCAGAGATTCGGGTATCCGAGGATACTTCTCAGTTTAAGTACTTAAACAAGGTAGGGTCTAGATCGGCTTTGAGGATCACCAGGGTGGTTTCCGAGACACTCAAGCTTGGGATGAAGGATATTAGGTGGTTCGTGATGGGGGATGATGACACGATTTTTGTTGTTGAAAACTTGGTACGGGTGCTCTCTAAATATGATCATACACAGTATTATTACATTGGGAGTGCATCAGAGAGTCATATTCAGAACATATTGTTTTCATATTCCATGGCATATGGAGGGGGTGGATTTGCAATAAGCTATCCACTGGCAAAAGAACTGTCCAAGATGCAGGACAAATGCATCCACCGATACCCAGCATTATATGGCAGTGATGACAGGATTCAGGCTTGCATGGCTGAGCTTGGAGTGCCCCTTACCAGGGAGCTTGGCTTCCATCAG TATGATGTGGTCGGAGACATATTAGGCCTCTTGGGAGCCCATCCAGTGACTCCTTTGGTATCACTTCACCACCTAGATGTAGTGAATCCTATATACCCGGGTATGAAACGAGCCAAAGCTCTTGCACACATGCTTGAAGCTGCCAATGAGGACTCCGCGAGCTTAATGCAACAATCCATCTGCTATGATTCAACGCGATACTGGTCGATCACGGTGTCGTGGGGCTACGCGGTTCAAATCTTGAGGGGAGTGATGTCTCCCAGAGAGCTTGAGATGCCGAGTAGAACATTTTTTAGCTGGCACAAGCGAGTTGATTACACTGCTTATGCATTTAACACTAGGCCTGTTGAAAGGCACCCTTGCCAAAGACCCTTTGTTTTCTACATGTACAAGACTAAGACTGAACCTGAAACGAACCAAACAGTTGGCCTCTACTATCGTCATAGAACGCGCAGCCGATATTGCCGATGGAAAATGGCCTCACCAGAGAAACTCGATTTTGTCGTAGTCATAAAGCCGCGAGATGAAGATCGATGGCTCAAG GCGCCAAGGAGGGATTGTTGCAGAgcttttccaaaaattaaaaacaataccaTGATTTTATATGTGGGAAATTGCAAAGACGGTGAGATTAGTGAATTTCAATCCAAGAAGTTATTGTGA
- the LOC105790858 gene encoding uncharacterized protein LOC105790858 produces MIRAGSHLPVSIPVGNAAKKERGGGASRSAMFPLAEIWIHTIPLLVLLCFFILWWLSRPVNVEIKDGRIVAIHHVEMPLPLSDSQIDVSLLASAASPVASVSQNLTVIDESSVLASD; encoded by the exons ATGATAAGAGCTGGTAGCCATCTTCCAGTTTCGATACCAGTGGGTAACGCTGCCAAGAAGGAAAGAGGAGGAGGGGCTTCTCGCTCTGCAATGTTTCCCTTGGCCGAGATTTGGATCCACACCATTCCCCTTCTCGTCTTGCTTTGCTTCTTCATTCTCTGGTGGTTGTCTCGTCCAG TAAATGTGGAGATAAAGGATGGCAGAATTGTGGCTATACATCATGTGGAGATGCCATTGCCTCTTAGTGATTCTCAGATTGATGTATCCCTCCTGGCATCTGCTGCATCACCAGTTGCCTCGGTATCACAAAATCTCACAGTAATCGACGAATCCTCGGTATTAGCTTCTGATTGA